The following proteins are co-located in the Paludibaculum fermentans genome:
- a CDS encoding sulfite exporter TauE/SafE family protein: MNYLLLLAIGLVAGVLGGMFGIGGGLVIIPGLIFLLKMEQFDALGTCLAALIPPVGFLGAYEYHRMGHMNMKYAALIALGLFIGFYFGARITLGLPPVVARRGYAVFLVLVAAQMLLTDK; the protein is encoded by the coding sequence ATGAACTACTTGCTGCTTTTGGCCATTGGGCTGGTAGCCGGGGTCCTGGGCGGGATGTTCGGCATTGGCGGGGGCCTGGTGATCATCCCAGGCCTGATCTTTCTGTTGAAAATGGAGCAGTTCGACGCGCTTGGCACGTGCCTGGCAGCGCTCATTCCGCCAGTAGGCTTCCTGGGCGCCTACGAGTATCACCGCATGGGCCACATGAACATGAAGTATGCCGCGCTGATCGCGCTCGGGCTCTTCATCGGGTTCTACTTCGGAGCGCGCATTACGCTGGGCCTGCCACCGGTGGTTGCCCGCCGCGGTTATGCCGTCTTCCTCGTCCTGGTTGCTGCCCAGATGTTATTGACGGATAAGTAG
- a CDS encoding TolC family protein gives MKATIGIVCCSAFLGLTALAQGQALPAPGQPAPAALTIDQAVDEALRNNLDLMAEKQNVPVAKAREITAALRPNPTLIFNWDYLDWLRRGLTPQNSAGPSEFSPQFNYTWERGGKRERRIDLATAVTSVAELRLLDTMRQLGLAVRLACVDFLLARENVDLAQQNLKVFNDIVRVNEAKVNAGDLAGVELIRTRVAQQQLQNAVAQANLKLQTARNTIQQLLGRNSKMADFEVTGSLRSDDMVMVLEEMKKQALAQRPDLMATRKDTDRAKADANLQQAIGKPDVTTGLLYHNQYGYSNGRTFGVMVSMPLPVYDRNQGEIARAQREMTQTQYRAKALENAISTEVENSWQQYSTAKGLLDRIRGELLNQARQVRDITEFSYRRGEASLLEFLDAERTYNDTMQSYNDARADYTRSLFLIDAVTGKSVNP, from the coding sequence GTGAAAGCAACCATAGGCATTGTGTGCTGCAGCGCCTTTCTGGGTTTGACCGCGCTGGCACAGGGACAGGCTCTTCCTGCGCCCGGCCAGCCGGCGCCAGCGGCGCTAACCATTGATCAGGCAGTCGACGAGGCCCTGCGTAACAACCTGGACCTCATGGCCGAGAAGCAGAACGTACCCGTCGCCAAGGCCCGCGAGATCACCGCGGCCCTTCGCCCGAATCCAACGCTGATCTTCAATTGGGACTATCTCGACTGGCTGCGGCGCGGACTGACTCCGCAGAACAGCGCCGGGCCATCGGAGTTCTCCCCGCAATTCAACTACACGTGGGAGCGAGGCGGCAAGCGCGAGCGCCGGATCGACCTCGCCACGGCAGTCACGTCTGTGGCCGAACTTCGCCTGCTCGACACCATGCGGCAGTTGGGCCTGGCCGTCCGACTGGCCTGCGTCGATTTCCTTCTGGCGCGTGAGAACGTCGACCTGGCGCAACAGAATCTCAAAGTTTTCAATGACATAGTGCGCGTGAACGAAGCCAAGGTCAACGCTGGAGACCTGGCCGGCGTGGAACTCATCCGGACGCGCGTCGCCCAGCAGCAACTGCAAAACGCCGTCGCCCAGGCGAACCTCAAGCTACAGACCGCTCGCAACACCATCCAACAGCTGCTGGGCCGCAACTCCAAGATGGCCGACTTTGAAGTCACCGGCTCTCTCCGCAGCGACGACATGGTCATGGTGCTGGAAGAGATGAAGAAGCAGGCGCTGGCTCAACGGCCCGACCTTATGGCGACACGCAAGGACACCGACAGGGCCAAAGCGGACGCCAACCTGCAGCAGGCCATAGGCAAGCCCGATGTCACCACCGGACTGCTGTACCACAACCAATATGGCTACTCGAACGGCCGCACGTTCGGAGTCATGGTGAGCATGCCCCTGCCGGTGTACGACCGCAACCAGGGCGAAATCGCCAGGGCCCAACGGGAAATGACGCAGACGCAGTACCGCGCGAAGGCCTTGGAGAACGCCATCTCCACGGAAGTGGAAAACTCCTGGCAGCAGTACAGCACCGCCAAGGGACTGCTCGATCGCATCCGCGGCGAGTTGCTGAACCAGGCCAGACAGGTTCGCGACATCACGGAGTTTAGCTATCGCCGGGGCGAAGCCTCGCTGCTGGAGTTCCTCGATGCGGAGCGAACCTATAACGACACAATGCAGAGCTACAACGACGCAAGGGCGGACTACACACGCAGTCTATTCCTCATCGACGCTGTGACCGGGAAGTCGGTAAATCCATGA
- a CDS encoding SDR family oxidoreductase yields the protein MVLVTGGTGYLGRALCEVLLARGASVRVLVRPGGEPRAPRGAVLHLGDALNPDSVTVAAQGCDTLVHLVGTPHPASWKQAEFERVDRTSLFASVDAARRAGIRHFVYVSVAHPAPAMQGYIAIRTQCEQRILEAGLNATILRPWYVLGAGHRWPLILVPFYWLAERLGPTRAAALRLGLVTHAQMLLALRWAVETPHAEAGPRIVDVAGIRAIAAAGAEA from the coding sequence ATAGTCCTTGTCACCGGCGGTACCGGCTATCTCGGGCGTGCGCTCTGCGAAGTATTGCTTGCTCGGGGCGCGTCAGTCCGAGTGCTGGTACGGCCGGGTGGCGAGCCGCGCGCTCCGCGAGGGGCGGTTCTCCATTTGGGCGACGCCCTGAACCCTGACAGCGTGACTGTAGCGGCCCAAGGCTGTGACACGCTGGTCCATCTGGTAGGCACGCCGCATCCGGCATCGTGGAAACAGGCGGAGTTTGAGAGGGTGGACCGCACTTCTCTCTTTGCCAGCGTGGACGCCGCCCGGCGGGCTGGCATCCGCCACTTCGTTTATGTGAGCGTGGCTCATCCCGCGCCCGCCATGCAGGGCTATATCGCCATCCGCACGCAGTGTGAACAGCGCATCCTGGAAGCCGGGCTGAACGCCACCATCCTGCGTCCCTGGTACGTCCTGGGGGCTGGCCATCGCTGGCCCTTGATCCTGGTGCCCTTCTACTGGCTGGCTGAGCGTCTGGGGCCCACGCGGGCCGCCGCGCTTCGGTTGGGTTTGGTCACTCACGCGCAAATGCTGTTGGCGCTGCGATGGGCAGTGGAAACGCCTCACGCAGAGGCAGGCCCGAGGATTGTGGACGTGGCTGGAATCCGGGCTATTGCTGCGGCGGGTGCTGAGGCATAG
- a CDS encoding efflux RND transporter permease subunit, giving the protein MIAKLLRFALKQRFITLILGLILVAAGIWAYQQLKIEAYPDISDTQVVVISLYPGRAAEEVEQQVTVPLERALNSVPNVIARRSRTIFGLSVVELTFAYGVNDYFARQVVLEKLRDANLPPNVSPSLGPLSTPIGELYRYTLEGTGYNAMQLRELQDWVITPRFLQVQGVADVTPFGGLIRQYQVEIDPLALAKYGLTVAQVAQAIDANNQNAGGALLDNHQQAMVIRGVGQVKALSDVESIVVSASKGVPIFIRDVGHVKFGAPLPTGIFGVNEKTNGVEGIVLMRRGENPSDVLKGIGDAVEELNSTRLPQGVTVKPIYDRTDLVNNTLGTVTHTLLEGLVIVVAVLFLFLGSVRAALLTAITIPLSLLFAFLCMQFSGIPANLLSLGALDFGIIVDGTLVMVEHVVHMLGERKRAGLLGERDGVVGAIRDAALEMERPIFFSLLIIIAAYIPLFTLERVERRLFTPMAFTICYALFGSMLIALTLIPVLATYLFKNGAKDWENPVLHWLGKLYRRALETTMARPKATVGLSVLVVVAAFVLSLALGSEFLPQLDEGVIWVRATLAPGISIDKSAQVASQLRGILRSFPEVKMASSQSGRNDSGTDPYGANRNEIFVALQPYESWTTGRNKATLIDAMSQRLRNEVPGASFSFTQPIIDNVTEAVTGSAADLAVIFTGTDLAELRMLAGETLEVIRKVPGAADSAIEQEEDQPQLRIQIDRQAVARYGINVRDIQDMIEMAIGGRAVSTVFEGERVFDVTVRFIPEARKDAHVIGEILIPTRDGGRVPLAQLARIDVVNGASIIARRENRRQITVRTNIRGRDQGSFVADAQTRFSKAIHLPPGYDVDWGGQFENLTRAKRRLTFIMPVTVAVIFALLFWTFGSPVYAGLVLMNVPFSLVGGIIFLYMRGINLSVSSAVGFISLFGVAVMSGVLVVAEINRRRRSDPELGVRDAVVQGALAQMRPVLMMIVVALLGMVPAARATGIGSDIQRPLATVVVGGLLSTLLLTLLALPSLYLLVSGSDKPKEVVEAE; this is encoded by the coding sequence TTGATTGCAAAACTTCTCCGTTTCGCCTTGAAGCAACGCTTCATCACCCTCATTTTGGGTCTTATCCTGGTGGCCGCCGGCATCTGGGCCTACCAACAGCTCAAGATCGAAGCTTACCCGGATATCTCCGACACCCAGGTGGTAGTCATCTCCCTCTATCCCGGCCGCGCGGCCGAGGAAGTGGAACAACAGGTCACGGTTCCCCTGGAGCGCGCGCTCAACAGCGTGCCCAATGTCATTGCCCGGCGGTCCCGCACCATCTTCGGCCTGTCTGTGGTCGAACTTACCTTCGCCTATGGCGTGAACGACTACTTCGCACGCCAGGTCGTGCTCGAAAAGCTGCGCGACGCCAATCTTCCGCCCAACGTGTCGCCCTCGCTCGGCCCCCTCTCCACACCCATCGGTGAACTCTACCGCTACACGCTGGAAGGTACCGGCTACAACGCGATGCAACTGCGCGAACTTCAGGATTGGGTGATTACACCCCGCTTCCTGCAGGTTCAGGGTGTGGCCGACGTCACTCCTTTCGGCGGGCTGATTCGGCAGTATCAGGTCGAAATCGATCCCTTGGCCCTCGCCAAGTACGGCCTCACCGTCGCCCAGGTGGCGCAGGCCATCGACGCCAACAACCAGAACGCCGGTGGTGCGCTTCTCGACAACCACCAGCAGGCCATGGTGATTCGCGGAGTGGGCCAGGTGAAGGCGCTGTCCGACGTCGAGAGTATCGTGGTCAGCGCGTCGAAAGGCGTGCCGATCTTCATCCGCGACGTGGGCCATGTGAAGTTTGGCGCTCCTTTGCCCACCGGCATCTTCGGCGTCAATGAAAAGACCAACGGCGTGGAAGGCATCGTCCTCATGCGCCGCGGTGAGAATCCCAGCGACGTGCTGAAGGGGATCGGTGATGCCGTGGAAGAGCTGAACTCCACACGCCTGCCGCAGGGCGTCACCGTCAAGCCCATTTACGACCGCACGGATCTCGTCAACAACACCCTGGGCACCGTCACCCATACGCTGCTCGAAGGGTTGGTCATCGTCGTCGCCGTACTGTTCCTATTCCTGGGCAGTGTCCGTGCGGCTCTTCTGACCGCCATCACCATCCCGCTGTCGCTGCTCTTCGCGTTTCTCTGCATGCAGTTCTCCGGCATCCCCGCCAACCTGCTGTCCCTCGGTGCACTCGACTTCGGCATCATCGTCGACGGCACGCTGGTCATGGTGGAGCACGTTGTCCACATGCTGGGCGAACGCAAGCGGGCCGGACTACTGGGAGAGCGGGATGGCGTTGTCGGCGCCATTCGCGACGCGGCCCTGGAGATGGAGCGGCCCATCTTCTTCTCGCTGCTCATCATCATCGCCGCCTACATTCCGCTATTCACGCTGGAGCGCGTCGAGCGCCGCCTGTTCACGCCCATGGCGTTCACCATCTGCTACGCCCTGTTCGGCTCCATGCTGATTGCACTGACGCTCATCCCGGTGCTGGCTACCTACCTGTTCAAAAACGGAGCGAAGGACTGGGAGAACCCGGTGCTCCACTGGCTGGGCAAGCTCTACCGCCGGGCCCTGGAAACCACGATGGCCCGCCCCAAGGCCACTGTCGGCCTTTCGGTCCTTGTGGTGGTGGCTGCCTTTGTCCTTTCCCTGGCCCTGGGCTCGGAATTCCTGCCACAACTGGACGAAGGCGTCATCTGGGTCCGCGCGACGCTGGCGCCCGGCATCTCCATCGACAAATCGGCCCAAGTGGCCAGCCAACTGCGCGGAATCCTCCGCAGCTTCCCCGAGGTCAAGATGGCCAGCTCGCAAAGCGGGCGCAACGACTCGGGCACTGACCCCTACGGCGCAAACCGCAACGAAATCTTCGTCGCCCTGCAGCCCTACGAATCCTGGACCACCGGACGCAACAAGGCCACGCTCATCGACGCCATGTCGCAGCGCCTGCGCAACGAGGTACCGGGTGCATCCTTCAGCTTCACGCAGCCCATCATCGACAACGTGACCGAGGCCGTCACCGGCTCAGCCGCCGACCTCGCGGTCATCTTCACCGGTACCGACCTGGCCGAACTTCGCATGCTCGCCGGCGAGACCCTTGAGGTGATCCGGAAAGTGCCAGGTGCGGCCGATTCCGCAATTGAGCAGGAAGAAGACCAGCCGCAGTTGCGGATTCAGATCGACCGCCAGGCCGTGGCCCGCTACGGCATCAATGTCCGCGACATCCAGGACATGATCGAGATGGCCATCGGAGGCCGCGCCGTCAGCACCGTGTTTGAAGGTGAACGCGTCTTTGACGTGACCGTCCGTTTCATTCCGGAGGCGCGCAAGGACGCGCATGTCATCGGCGAGATCCTCATACCGACCCGCGATGGCGGGCGCGTACCGCTCGCCCAGTTGGCGCGCATCGACGTGGTCAACGGCGCCAGTATTATCGCCCGCCGCGAGAACCGCCGCCAGATTACGGTCCGCACCAACATTCGCGGCCGCGACCAGGGCAGCTTCGTGGCCGACGCGCAGACTCGCTTCAGTAAGGCGATTCATCTGCCCCCGGGCTACGACGTCGACTGGGGCGGCCAGTTCGAAAATCTCACCCGCGCCAAGCGCAGGCTGACGTTCATCATGCCGGTCACGGTGGCCGTGATCTTCGCCCTGCTGTTCTGGACCTTCGGATCTCCGGTCTATGCCGGACTGGTCCTGATGAATGTACCCTTCTCGCTGGTGGGCGGCATCATCTTTCTGTATATGCGCGGCATCAACCTCAGCGTCTCCAGCGCCGTCGGCTTCATCAGCCTATTCGGCGTGGCGGTGATGAGCGGCGTGCTCGTGGTTGCTGAGATCAACCGCCGGCGCCGGTCCGATCCTGAGCTTGGTGTGCGCGATGCTGTCGTCCAGGGCGCCCTCGCACAGATGCGCCCCGTACTCATGATGATCGTGGTAGCCTTGCTGGGCATGGTCCCAGCCGCCCGCGCCACAGGCATCGGTAGTGATATACAAAGGCCGTTGGCCACGGTTGTTGTGGGCGGTTTGCTGTCTACCCTGTTGCTCACGTTGCTGGCCCTGCCCAGCCTGTATCTACTCGTGTCGGGATCCGACAAACCCAAGGAAGTCGTGGAGGCTGAATGA
- a CDS encoding glycosyltransferase family 2 protein — MSQEVPQQEAPARPRVSVVIVAYECEAALRRCLTALDASQDRAAIEVLVVDAGSRDGCPRVDADFPGIQMLRLPRNFGRSRARNIGMRTAQSDLIFFLDPHVEVQPDTVSTLAAVLEASDAVTASAPQIQDASGAVVPNSFRLPSPEALAEASLRGVPLPRVAPQSGLAEAVDEEAMMVRKSFLAGMNYLDEKRFSEHWSLLEVCWQIRNAGKQILVSEQTFVVLNPFTEIAMDADLYTADRVSGAAAFISKHLGFGAGISFKLKCFFSALGSLKVGLAFSILSGAKLDPTQ, encoded by the coding sequence GTGTCCCAGGAAGTTCCACAGCAAGAAGCGCCCGCCCGGCCGAGAGTCTCCGTCGTGATCGTTGCTTACGAATGCGAGGCAGCCCTGCGCCGTTGCCTGACCGCGCTGGATGCATCGCAAGATCGTGCAGCGATTGAAGTTCTCGTCGTCGATGCCGGCAGCCGGGATGGCTGTCCACGGGTGGATGCGGACTTTCCCGGCATTCAGATGCTGCGTTTGCCTCGCAATTTCGGGCGGTCGCGGGCACGCAACATTGGGATGCGGACCGCACAATCGGACCTGATTTTCTTTCTGGATCCGCACGTCGAAGTGCAGCCGGATACGGTCAGTACGCTGGCCGCCGTCCTCGAAGCCAGCGACGCTGTGACCGCCAGTGCGCCACAGATCCAGGACGCTTCCGGCGCGGTCGTGCCGAACTCGTTCCGGTTGCCGTCTCCGGAAGCCTTGGCGGAGGCCAGCCTGCGCGGAGTGCCCCTGCCGCGAGTGGCGCCCCAGAGCGGCCTGGCCGAAGCGGTTGACGAAGAGGCGATGATGGTCCGCAAGTCATTCCTGGCTGGAATGAACTACCTGGACGAGAAACGGTTTTCGGAGCACTGGAGCCTGTTGGAAGTCTGCTGGCAGATCAGGAATGCCGGGAAGCAGATTCTGGTTTCCGAACAGACCTTCGTCGTGCTGAATCCGTTCACTGAGATTGCGATGGATGCTGATCTCTACACCGCCGACCGGGTCTCCGGAGCCGCCGCCTTTATCTCCAAGCATCTGGGTTTTGGCGCGGGCATCTCATTCAAACTGAAGTGCTTCTTCTCGGCACTGGGGTCATTGAAGGTGGGCCTGGCCTTCTCCATTCTCTCCGGCGCCAAGCTCGACCCGACACAGTAA
- a CDS encoding efflux RND transporter periplasmic adaptor subunit → MRIIAVILMAGALAACSRKQEEAQAAAPPPQTRPGEVTLPADSPKLRQIKVEAVQTAQIPIDEVDAPGKLEVNPNRVSRVVTPVAGRITQVFVKLGDAVKEGQPVATIESPDADVAISAYLQADSSLGQMKANLLKAQSDFERNRDLLEHQAVARKELMNAENALAQAKAQVEQAVAAREQALRRLGLLGLKAGEFGQKITLRAPVSGKVLEMNVVQGEFRNDTNQALLTVADLSTVWVASDVPETAIRFIKLGEMLDIELSAYPNEHFRAGVRRIADSVDPTTRTVKVRAELQNPSGRLLPEMFGRVRHVETMSSMAAIPAPAILQGQSGSYVYRETAPGRFMQTPIQTGNRAGDLVGVSTGLKVGDRIVTDGVMLLKGN, encoded by the coding sequence ATGAGAATCATCGCAGTCATATTGATGGCCGGCGCATTGGCCGCCTGCTCCAGGAAGCAGGAAGAAGCCCAGGCCGCGGCGCCGCCGCCCCAGACCAGACCAGGTGAAGTGACCCTGCCCGCGGACTCCCCCAAGCTGAGGCAGATCAAAGTCGAAGCTGTCCAGACGGCCCAGATCCCGATCGACGAGGTGGATGCACCCGGCAAGCTGGAGGTCAACCCGAATCGTGTCTCGAGGGTCGTCACCCCGGTAGCAGGCCGCATTACCCAGGTCTTCGTGAAGTTGGGGGATGCCGTGAAGGAAGGCCAACCCGTCGCCACCATCGAAAGCCCCGACGCCGACGTCGCCATCTCCGCCTACCTCCAGGCGGACTCAAGCCTCGGCCAGATGAAAGCGAACCTCCTGAAGGCGCAGTCCGACTTTGAGCGCAACCGGGACCTACTGGAACACCAGGCGGTCGCCCGCAAGGAACTCATGAATGCCGAGAATGCCCTGGCGCAAGCCAAGGCGCAGGTGGAGCAGGCTGTGGCTGCCCGCGAGCAGGCCCTGCGCCGCCTGGGACTCCTGGGCCTGAAGGCCGGCGAATTCGGGCAGAAGATCACGCTGCGCGCCCCCGTCTCCGGCAAGGTGCTGGAAATGAATGTCGTGCAAGGCGAATTCCGCAACGATACGAATCAGGCCCTGCTGACCGTGGCCGACCTCAGTACCGTCTGGGTGGCCTCGGATGTCCCGGAAACGGCGATTCGTTTCATCAAGCTCGGCGAGATGCTGGATATCGAGCTGAGTGCGTATCCCAACGAGCACTTCCGGGCCGGAGTGCGCCGCATCGCCGATAGCGTGGACCCGACTACGCGCACAGTGAAGGTCCGCGCGGAACTGCAGAATCCGTCCGGCCGCCTGCTGCCTGAGATGTTTGGCCGAGTCCGCCATGTGGAGACCATGTCCTCCATGGCGGCGATTCCCGCGCCCGCCATTCTGCAGGGCCAGAGCGGAAGTTATGTCTATCGGGAAACGGCACCGGGACGCTTCATGCAGACTCCAATCCAGACCGGCAACCGGGCCGGTGACCTCGTCGGCGTATCCACGGGCCTCAAGGTTGGCGACCGCATTGTCACTGACGGTGTGATGCTGCTCAAGGGCAACTAG
- a CDS encoding Spy/CpxP family protein refolding chaperone has product MLRLILLVFCLGLPLLAQMPRGFYPWWDSPVAKDLNLTDDQNRQIRDIVKEYRTKMIDQRASVEKAEVELQDIFNEDNFDQRRGNEAIERLIAARGDITRSFSQMSLRLRAILTPDQYHELMRRRPNMQPGNLMRELQKRNQNGPRQNGPGGGRQPMPQHPPQQ; this is encoded by the coding sequence ATGCTGCGGTTGATTTTACTGGTGTTTTGCCTGGGGCTACCCCTGCTGGCGCAGATGCCCCGCGGTTTCTATCCGTGGTGGGATTCGCCGGTGGCCAAGGATCTCAATCTGACTGACGACCAGAACCGGCAGATCCGCGACATCGTGAAAGAGTACCGTACGAAGATGATCGATCAACGGGCCTCCGTCGAGAAGGCCGAAGTCGAACTGCAGGATATCTTCAACGAAGACAACTTTGACCAGCGGCGCGGCAACGAGGCGATTGAGCGCCTGATCGCCGCCCGCGGCGACATCACTCGCAGCTTCTCCCAGATGAGCCTGCGGTTGCGTGCCATCCTCACGCCTGACCAATACCACGAGCTGATGCGCCGCCGGCCGAACATGCAGCCGGGCAATCTAATGCGGGAACTGCAGAAGCGGAACCAGAATGGGCCTCGTCAGAACGGCCCGGGCGGCGGCCGCCAGCCTATGCCTCAGCACCCGCCGCAGCAATAG
- a CDS encoding sensor histidine kinase: MVRAAEPGNISSALVRPVTQKAISRVVLAGFALVILLLLAAGLLGVRSISNIRSTTAELLEEQVRIQDLLDAVLREQRAINAIFAGFAKQPENLDRQQLLSQLEASDRDIESIAADAADEPAQALWQDLYKAVTHYSTEARGILSDESGKARPLRQMMSAHQNVLALVDKLVEVQSRRSVELKQQLEGISERLLRESSILLGAGLLLALGCAVYTVKLTVSLIRQLEWQTGELSRVSWNLLEKQETTARRFSHELHDELGQSLTAVKANLVTILDHANGGRAQVDDCLHLVDAAIVNVRELSQLLRPTILDDFGLDAGLRWLCDRFQQRTGINVEYTSTFDGRVADETETHIFRIAQEALTNVARHSKATKVEVSLANPGGQIELRIADNGRGVVPEEEQNRRGLGLVGMRARARSAGGELKVDTAPNQGVAILASFPFAERLE; the protein is encoded by the coding sequence GTGGTGCGCGCAGCGGAGCCGGGCAACATTTCGTCTGCCCTCGTGCGGCCAGTCACCCAGAAGGCCATCAGCCGGGTCGTGCTCGCCGGATTTGCCCTGGTGATCCTCCTGCTGCTGGCGGCGGGCCTGTTGGGTGTCCGCAGTATCAGCAACATACGGTCGACAACGGCGGAGCTTCTGGAAGAGCAGGTTCGCATCCAGGATCTTCTGGATGCCGTGCTGCGGGAGCAGCGGGCGATCAATGCCATCTTCGCGGGCTTTGCCAAGCAACCGGAAAACCTGGACCGCCAACAGCTGCTGAGCCAGTTAGAAGCCTCTGACCGCGATATCGAGAGCATTGCCGCCGATGCGGCCGACGAGCCCGCCCAGGCACTGTGGCAGGACCTTTACAAAGCGGTCACGCACTACTCCACCGAAGCGCGTGGCATTCTCAGTGACGAATCGGGCAAAGCGCGGCCGCTGCGCCAGATGATGTCGGCCCATCAGAATGTGCTGGCGCTGGTGGATAAGTTGGTCGAGGTTCAGTCGAGACGTTCGGTTGAGCTGAAGCAGCAGCTGGAAGGGATCTCTGAGAGGTTGCTGCGGGAGTCGTCTATCCTCCTGGGGGCCGGCCTTTTGCTTGCCTTGGGTTGCGCTGTGTACACCGTCAAGCTGACGGTCAGTCTGATCCGGCAGTTGGAGTGGCAGACCGGTGAGTTGAGCCGCGTGTCGTGGAACCTGCTGGAGAAACAGGAGACCACCGCCAGGCGCTTCTCGCATGAGCTTCACGACGAATTGGGGCAGTCGCTTACGGCGGTGAAAGCGAACCTTGTCACAATTCTGGATCATGCGAACGGAGGCCGGGCGCAGGTCGACGACTGTCTGCATCTTGTCGATGCCGCAATCGTCAACGTCCGCGAGCTCTCGCAGTTGCTGCGACCGACGATCCTGGACGATTTCGGGCTGGATGCGGGCCTGCGCTGGCTGTGCGACCGGTTCCAGCAGCGCACCGGCATCAACGTGGAGTATACGTCGACGTTCGACGGACGTGTCGCGGATGAGACGGAGACTCACATCTTCCGAATCGCCCAGGAGGCCCTGACCAACGTGGCCCGGCACTCCAAGGCGACCAAGGTGGAGGTCTCGCTCGCAAATCCCGGCGGTCAGATTGAACTGCGGATTGCGGACAACGGCCGCGGCGTGGTTCCGGAAGAGGAACAGAATCGCCGCGGATTGGGCTTGGTCGGAATGCGAGCGCGGGCACGCAGCGCTGGGGGAGAATTGAAGGTGGACACCGCGCCCAACCAGGGCGTCGCCATTCTGGCCAGCTTCCCGTTCGCTGAGCGGCTGGAATAG
- a CDS encoding response regulator, with protein sequence MSSKKISILLADDHSVVRQGFRRILESQADMEIVGEASNGREAIERATTLSPDVVVMDVAMPELNGIEATRRLMESSPRTRVLALSMHKDAVYVREILRAGARGYLLKDAIDADLLAAVRAIARGEGYLSPAIADAVLTDYRQHVTDPIDLLTSREREVLQLIAEGKTNKEIASDLKLSVYTVDAHRGRIMEKLNLHSTGELVRFAVRKGLID encoded by the coding sequence ATGAGTTCGAAAAAAATCAGTATTCTGCTGGCCGACGACCACAGCGTTGTCAGGCAAGGCTTTCGCCGCATCCTGGAGTCCCAGGCGGACATGGAGATCGTCGGCGAGGCTTCCAACGGCCGGGAGGCTATTGAGCGCGCGACCACCCTTTCGCCGGACGTCGTCGTCATGGATGTAGCCATGCCGGAACTGAACGGGATCGAAGCGACCCGGCGTCTGATGGAAAGCTCCCCCAGGACTCGGGTCTTGGCTTTATCCATGCACAAGGATGCTGTTTATGTCAGGGAGATCCTGCGGGCCGGCGCGCGTGGCTATCTCCTCAAAGACGCGATCGATGCCGATCTGCTGGCGGCTGTGCGGGCGATCGCTCGCGGGGAAGGCTACCTGTCTCCGGCCATTGCCGACGCGGTGCTCACCGACTACCGGCAACATGTCACGGATCCGATTGACCTGCTCACCTCGCGGGAGCGGGAAGTGCTCCAGTTGATTGCCGAAGGAAAGACGAACAAGGAAATCGCTTCGGATCTCAAGTTGAGTGTCTACACCGTGGACGCGCACCGCGGCCGCATCATGGAGAAGTTGAACCTTCATTCCACGGGCGAACTGGTGCGGTTCGCTGTTCGCAAGGGGCTGATCGACTAG
- a CDS encoding RNA polymerase sigma factor: protein MADQLVASAGAAEAGSDFAGWMLSEQRRVFLLCQRMLGEADEADSATQDVFFKAYKALQKQEVPIDDSAKWLTRIAVNTCLDKLRSRRWQFWRKRPKQEDEELILNMASSASPDAEAQMFAGEIGVRLQTALGNLSDRQRAVFTLRHYEDRGLDEIAEILDLDVGTVKAHMARALAKLRLELQDLYEGRRK, encoded by the coding sequence ATGGCAGACCAACTCGTCGCCTCGGCTGGTGCCGCGGAAGCAGGCTCCGACTTTGCCGGATGGATGCTGTCCGAGCAACGCCGGGTATTCCTGCTGTGCCAGCGCATGCTGGGCGAGGCGGATGAGGCGGATTCGGCCACTCAGGATGTCTTCTTCAAGGCATATAAAGCGCTGCAGAAACAGGAAGTTCCCATCGACGATTCGGCCAAGTGGCTGACACGGATTGCGGTGAACACCTGCCTGGATAAGTTGAGGTCCAGGCGCTGGCAGTTCTGGCGGAAACGCCCGAAGCAGGAAGACGAAGAGCTGATTCTTAATATGGCCTCCTCGGCGTCGCCCGATGCCGAGGCTCAGATGTTTGCCGGGGAAATAGGGGTTCGATTGCAGACCGCTCTCGGTAACCTGTCTGACCGGCAGCGGGCCGTCTTCACCTTGCGGCACTATGAAGATAGAGGCCTCGACGAGATAGCGGAGATTCTTGACCTGGACGTAGGGACAGTGAAGGCGCACATGGCCCGGGCGCTGGCGAAACTCAGGCTGGAGCTTCAGGATCTCTATGAGGGCCGCAGGAAGTAG